A single region of the Kwoniella botswanensis chromosome 1, complete sequence genome encodes:
- a CDS encoding porphobilinogen deaminase yields MTSSCPWHTNPTAVNRRPVPDRELILAMKAQANTFVLGTRKSNLALIQTGHVADDLRLLHNSPPPSQEGNEEEEGTPKDNGNGGIPYTFSIESMTTVGDRNQTTPLHLLSPYSSTQPAKSLWTDELEARLMNGHFDMLIHSLKDVPTVLKDGCEIGCMVKRHDPRDALVIKDGLPYKSLDELPDGSVVGTGSVRRVAQLKRAYPNLKFEDMRGNLNTRFSKLDNPESPFSALILAMSGLSRLGMAHRVVSALEAPVLMHAVGQGALAVEIRSDDIRTRNCLRGLGHWPTEWTCGAERGCLRVLEGGCSVPVGVESEIVELDENDLENLDGIEDPYKDEDEIPLKEDSPMLHFSGLIDIKPTTRPSTPTFSKNALPPLRKRFAKLTLSACVTATDGSKHVLYEPKSVLVRSYRQAEKFGEDVARQLRKMGASEILDEINRVRKERERQDLERAIQRSKALEEEKEKMGRVKGAKAEVIA; encoded by the exons ATGACATCCTCCTGTCCATGGCACACCAACCCTACAGCCGTCAATCGACGTCCTGTACCCGATCGGGAGTTGATACTCGCCATGAAAGCTCAGGCGAACACTTTTGTCCTTGGAACCAGAAAATCGAACTTGGCTCTGATCCAAACTGGAcatgtagctgatgatcttaGATTACTCCATAATTCTCCGCCTCCTTCTCAGGAAGgcaacgaagaagaggagggaaCTCCCAAAGATAACGGAAATGGTGGAATACCATATACGTTCAGTATAGAAAGTATGACAACCGTAggagatcgaaatcaaacCACCCCTTTACATCTCCTCTCTCCCTATTCATCCACTCAACCCGCCAAATCACTCTGGACGGATGAACTGGAAGCTCGACTCATGAACGGTCATTTCGATATGCTCATTCATTCCCTTAAAGATGTACCGACAGTGTTGAAAGACGGTTGCGAAATTGGTTGCATGGTGAAAAGACATGATCCAAGAGATGCATTGGTCATTAAAGATGGATTACCATATAAGTCGTTAGATGAATTACCAGATGGAAGTGTCGTAGGTACGGGAAGTGTAAGGAGGGTAGCTCAGTTGAAGAGAGCTTATCCTAATTTGAAATTTGaggatatg CGAGGCAACCTAAACACCCGATTCTCTAAACTCGATAACCCTGAATCACCCTTCTCCGCCCTCATTCTCGCTATGTCCGGCCTCTCACGTCTGGGCATGGCTCACAGGGTAGTCTCAGCTCTCGAAGCCCCCGTTCTCATGCACGCTGTAGGACAGGGCGCTCTAGCCGTCGAAATTAGGTCTGATGACATACGAACCCGAAATTGTCTGAGGGGCTTGGGTCATTGGCCAACCGAATGGACGTGTGGAGCAGAGAGGGGTTGTTTGAGAGTGTTAGAAGGTGGTTGTTCAGTTCCGGTAGGAGTGGAAAGTGAAATTGTCGAATTGGACGAAAACGATCTCGAGAACCTTGATGGGATAGAAGATCCCtacaaggatgaagatgaaatacCATTAAAAGAAGATTCACCAATGTTACATTTCTCTGGATtaatcgatatcaaacctaCCACTCGACCTTCCACACCCACATTCTCCAAGAACgctttaccacctttacgAAAACGATTTGCCAAGTTGACTCTGTCAGCTTGTGTGACTGCGACGGATGGATCTAAACATGTACTTTACGAGCCTAAATCAGTATTGGTCCGATCGTATAGACAAGCTGAGAAGTTTGGTGAAGATGTTGCGAGACagttgagaaagatgggtgCCAGTGAGATTTTGGATGAGATCAATAgagtgaggaaagagagggaaagacAGGATTTGGAAAGAGCCATTCAGAGGAGTAAGGCattggaggaagaaaaggagaagatgggtagAGTTAAAGGTGCAAAAGCTGAGGTGATCGCATAG